One region of Trachemys scripta elegans isolate TJP31775 chromosome 8, CAS_Tse_1.0, whole genome shotgun sequence genomic DNA includes:
- the LEPROT gene encoding leptin receptor gene-related protein: protein MAGVKALVGLSFSGAIGLTFLMLGCALEYYGVYWPLFVLIFYILCPIPHFIAKRVSDDTDAASSACRELAYFFTTGIVVSAFGMPIILARVEAIKWGACGLVLAGNAVIFLTILGFFLVFGRGDDFSWEQW, encoded by the exons ATGGCGGGGGTGAAAG CCCTTGTTGGATTATCCTTCAGTGGAGCCATTGGTCTAACGTTTCTTATGTTGGGATGTGCCCTAGAATATTATGG TGTTTACTGGCCCCTGTTTGTCTTGATATTTTACATCCTTTGTCCCATTCCTCACTTCATTGCAAAAAGAGTAAGCGATGACACTGATGCAGCTAGCAGTGCCTGCAGGGAATTGGCCTATTTCTTCACAACTGGAATTGTTGTTTCTGCCTTTGGAATGCCTATAATCCTTGCACGTGTTGAAGCG ATCAAGTGGGGAGCCTGTGGTCTTGTGCTAGCTGGCAATGCAGTCATTTTTCTTACCATTTTAGGCTTTTTTCTTGTATTTGGTAGAGGAGATGACTTTAGCTGGGAGCAGTGGTAG